AGATTTGGTCCCAATTCAAAAGTGCTTTTCATTAATTCCTCTTTAATTGGATTAACTTCATTCAGTTTATTGTTGGCTTTGTATAATACAGCTAAATGATAATTTAACTTTGGTTCAAATGATTTTCCGACCACATATTTTTCTACTATTTCAAGAGCTTTTTCCTTTTTACCTAAATTATAGTATGACCAAGCCAATAAATCATAGGAAACCGGAGTGGGTCTATGCTCCACTTCTTCCTGCGCTATTTCTAATGCTCTTTGTTTGGTCGAATCTTCCTCAGCAAATAGAATGACGTTATAACTGTTATACATGGCACCATAATGTTTGTTTTTGAGTAACTTTGAGTATGCTGTCAGGTTTGTATATTTTGAAGAACTATCATTTTCATATTCGGCAATTTGTGCTTTCAACAGATAGAAGTCGGGAGAATTATGTCTCTTTGAAACAATATCAATTATTCGCTTTGCCTCCTTAGTATCTTTTTCATATGAAAAAACAATCCAAGCAATTCCTTTTAAAGCATAGCTGTTATTGGGATCAAGCGCTAAGGTTTTGAGATAATATTCATATGCTTTTTTAATATTTCCATCATGACCATTAAAATCACCAAGATTGGAATAAGTCCAAATTTTTAAGTATTTATTATTAAATGCTTCTGCTTTGCCTTTGGCTTTTTCCATAAGCGCAATGGTTGTTTTCAAATCGCCCAAATGATCGTTCCATTTGGCCGCACGAATTAAGTAATCAAAATCAGCATTGTCACTCAAAATATCTAAGCTTTTCTTTGCCGCTGCATAATTCCCTAATTCCATTTGAACATCGAAAAGCAATTTTTGAGTCTCTTTTTGTCCTTCTCCAATGGTTAATGCTTTATTTGCTAACTCTAATGATTCTCTGAACTTATGTTGCGAAATATAATTTCTGGCTAATGCTCGTAAAGTTCCAACACTGCTGTATTTGTAGGTTTCATTTGATTGTTTTAGTAAAGTTTCTGCTTTTGCCAAATAATCAATATTTCCGGTAATTTCGAAAAGTTTGCTATAATTAGAAGCCAGAATACTTAGGTAACTAATTTGATTCGGAGCTTTGTCATATTTGGTTTGCCAAAAATCAATTTCTTTTTTTACAAATGCTAAGTTTTGGTTTTTATCGTCTACCAAGTATTTATCGTAATCTTTCGCTTGTGTTATTTTGTCTTGCTTTTTATCACAACTTGTGGATAATAAACCAAAGAATAACAAGACGGCTAGGGTTTTAATAGCTTTCATTTTGTTTTGTTTTATTTGTTTAAAAAACAAGAGCGCAGAATATTAACTACGCTCTTGTTAATTATTTTACCAAGCTGACGCTAAATAAGGAAATGAAGATGAAAATGGTTTATCATTACTATTAACATGGTCAGATGTTAACCCTGCATTATCTGTGCCATTCGGTCCACCAAAAATTAGTAGAAGTTCTACATCAATCACATCATCTGCCAATGCTCTTCCTGTTAACACATTAGTTCCATCAAAGAAAGTTGTCGGAGCAGTTTTACTTACGTTTAAAACATCAGTAGCTAAAACTCCTGTAAACGTTGCAGCATCAAGTCCCAAAGCATTGGTTGTATATCCCGGATTTAAGGCTAACAATCTTGATTGAAAAATGGATTGATACGCAGCTCCCATTTGAGAAGGAATAGTTGCATTAAAAGCATCTTTTGGTGCACCGGAAGCAATGAATACGGTATTGATTGCTGGTCTTGCCATTTGGTCTTGTTGTACAAAGGTTCCTTCGAAATTAACCCCATAACGAGCATCCGAGTCATTTATAGAAGAATTTTCATCATTACTGCATCCCACAAAGAAAGTAGCTGCAAACGTTAAGGAAAGAGCGACTATTTTAAAATTAATTGTTTTCATAATTCTCAGATTTATTGTTATTGTTTTGTTTTTGTTTCAGCCCACATATTAATGGAAGATGAAGTTCCTAACATAGACTTTGGCACTTCGACTACAAGAGCTAATACATTGGTGCCCGCAAAAGTATCGGTACCAGGATTGTTAAATCCTGAAGCATTTCCAGTTAAAATAGATTTAAATTGACCTAAATCAAAAAAGAAAGGATCATCTCTCGGACCCGCAAAATATTTCATCCCGTTCTGACTTTTAACAATGGCAGAGCCACCGTATGGCGTAATTTCAACACTTC
Above is a genomic segment from Flavobacterium phycosphaerae containing:
- a CDS encoding tetratricopeptide repeat protein, coding for MKAIKTLAVLLFFGLLSTSCDKKQDKITQAKDYDKYLVDDKNQNLAFVKKEIDFWQTKYDKAPNQISYLSILASNYSKLFEITGNIDYLAKAETLLKQSNETYKYSSVGTLRALARNYISQHKFRESLELANKALTIGEGQKETQKLLFDVQMELGNYAAAKKSLDILSDNADFDYLIRAAKWNDHLGDLKTTIALMEKAKGKAEAFNNKYLKIWTYSNLGDFNGHDGNIKKAYEYYLKTLALDPNNSYALKGIAWIVFSYEKDTKEAKRIIDIVSKRHNSPDFYLLKAQIAEYENDSSSKYTNLTAYSKLLKNKHYGAMYNSYNVILFAEEDSTKQRALEIAQEEVEHRPTPVSYDLLAWSYYNLGKKEKALEIVEKYVVGKSFEPKLNYHLAVLYKANNKLNEVNPIKEELMKSTFELGPNLERKIINL
- a CDS encoding DUF4331 family protein produces the protein MKTINFKIVALSLTFAATFFVGCSNDENSSINDSDARYGVNFEGTFVQQDQMARPAINTVFIASGAPKDAFNATIPSQMGAAYQSIFQSRLLALNPGYTTNALGLDAATFTGVLATDVLNVSKTAPTTFFDGTNVLTGRALADDVIDVELLLIFGGPNGTDNAGLTSDHVNSNDKPFSSSFPYLASAW